The Candidatus Krumholzibacteriia bacterium sequence CGTGCGCCTGGGCCCGTCGGTGAAGATGGGCTACTTCGCACAGCAATCGGTCGACCTGCTCGATCCGACGCTGACCGTCTTCGAAGCCGCGCAGCAGGCCTTCCCGGCCGAGGGGCAGGGGGCACTGCGTACGCTGTTGGGTGCGTTCCACTTCATCGGCGAGGACGTCGACAAGCCCACGCGGATCCTCTCGGGGGGTGAGAAGACGCGCCTGATCCTGGCCCTGATGCTGTTCGACCCGCCCAACTTCCTCGTACTCGACGAGCCCACGAACCACCTGGATCTCGAGACCAAGGAAATGCTCGTCGAGGCGCTGTCGGACTTCGAGGGAACGATGCTCTTCGTGAGCCACGACCGCACCTTCCTGCGCGGTCTGAGCAACCGCGTGCTCGAACTCCGTCCCGGCGACGGCAACGGCACGCCGGCGGAGCCGCCGCGCGTCTTCGACGGGTCGTACGGCGAATTCGTGGTCGCGACGGGAGACGAAGCGCCGGGCGTGCACGGTTGACGGGCGTCGGAGCGGGTACACGAGGGCTTCCGGCAGTTCGCCCGTAGCGGTGACACGGCCCTGGGATCCCCCGCAGACGGCAACGTCTGTGGCCTTCGCGACTCTGCGCGAGGTCCTCGCGCCTCATCTTCCCGTTTTCCCCCTGTCCCCCCCGAAGCACCTGTGGCAGCCTCGTCGGGTTCCACGACCCCGAACCGAACCACGCCATGCCACGCGACCAGAAGTCCGGACTCGGCACCTTCGCCGGTGTGTTCACGCCGAGCATCCTCACCATCCTCGGCATCATCCTGTTCCTCCGCGTGGGCTACGTGGTCGGCAACGCGGGTCTGGGCAACACGCTGCTGATCATCGCGATCGCGAACGTGATCACGATCCTCACCAGCTTCTCGTTGGCCACCATCGCCACGAACCTGCGGGTGAAGAGCGGCGGGGACTACTACCTGATCTCGCGCACGCTCGGTGTGGAGTTCGGCGGCGCGCTCGGCATCGTGCTCTTCGCGGCCCAGGCGATCTCGATCGCCTTCTACACGATCGGTTTCTCCGAGGCGGTCACGACCGTCGTGGGGCTGGAGTCCGCCTGGGCGGCGCAGCTCGTGGCCGCGGGTGCTGTTCTCGCGTTGTTCGTCCTGGCGTGGGTGGGCGCCGACGCGGCCACCACCTTCCAGTACGGCGTGATGACCGTGCTCGGGCTGGCCCTCGTCACGTTCTTCGTCGGCGGCCTGGGCGACTTCGACCCGCGGTTGGCGCGCGACAACTGGGTGGTGAGCAGCGATCAGCCCTTCTGGCTGTTGTTCGCGATCTTCTTTCCCGCCGTCACGGGATTCACGCAGGGCGTGAGCATGTCGGGCGACCTGGCCGACTCGTCGCGCAGCCTGCCGCGGGGGACCTTCGCCGCGGTGGGTCTGTCGATCGTCGTCTACCTGGCGACGGCGGTCGTCTTCGCGGGGGCGATGCCGGCGAGCGAACTGGCCTCGGACACCGGCGCCATGCGGCGGGTGTCGATCCTTCCCTGGCTGGTCGACGCCGGAGTGATCGCCGCGACGCTGTCGTCGGCGCTGGCGTCGTTCCTGGGCGCCCCGCGCATCCTGCAGTCGCTCGCCCGCGACCGCGTGTTCCCGGTGCTGAATCCCTTCGCCGCCGGTCACGGTCCGAGCGAGAACCCGCGGCGCGGCGTGCTCCTGGCCCTGGTCATCGCGCTGGTCACCGTGGCGCTGGGCAACCTGAACGTGATCGCGCCGCTGGTATCGATGTTCTTCCTCGTGTCCTACGGACTGCTGAACTTCGCGACCTACTACGAGGCCAGCGCGGGCAGCCCGTCGTTCCGGCCGACCTTCCGGTTCAGCCATCCGCGCATCGGCCTGGCCGGGGCGATCGCCTGCGGCGCCGTCATGCTGGCGATCGACCCCGTGGCGGCGGCGGTGGCGGGAGCGATCCTCTTCGGGATCCTGCAGTACGTCCGGCGATCGACCACGGTGACGCGCTGGGCCGACAGCAGCCGGTCGGCGCGGCTGCGTTCGATCCGCGAGAACCTCCACGGTCTGAGCGCCCAGCCCGAGCACCCGCGGGACTGGCGGCCGGTGATCCTGGCCTTCTCCGAACAGTCGGAACGTCGCGTGGCCCTGCTGCGCTTCGCGGGGTGGATCGACGGTCGGAGCGGCTTCACCACCGCCGTCCAGATCCTGGACGACGAAACCGGCCCGGCGACGCGTGGACGCATCCACGAGGTCGAGGAGCAGCTCCGCAGCGACATCGCCACTGCCGACGTGCCCGCCTTCGCGCGCTGCGTCGACACCGACCCGAGCGCCAGCGCGCTTCCGACACTGTTGCGTGCACACGGCCTGGGGACGATCCGCGCCAACACCGTCCTGGTGAATCGCCTCGACGACGGGGCCGACGACCCCGACCGCGCGCGGGCGTTCGCGCGCCGGTTGCGGACCGCGCTGCGATCCGAGTGCCACCTGGTGGTCCTCGACGCCACGCGTGAGGAGATCGACGCGCTCGACGAGGCCCCGATCGACCAGCGCCGCATCGACGTCTGGACCGAACGCGACGCGACCGGCCGTCTGTGCCTGCTGCTCGCCTACTTGACCACGCGCACGCCCGACTGGAAGGACGCCACCATCCGCCTGATCGCGACCCGGCACGGTTCGCGGCGCGCGCGCGAGCGGCTCGAGGAGCAGTTGCGCACCATGCTCGAGGAGGTCCGCATCGACGCCGAGGTCGTGATCGTCGACGACGAACCGATCGACGCCGTTTCGGGCAATGCCTCGCTCGTGTTCCTGCCCATGCGGCTGCACGGCGACCGCGCCGTGGGCCCGACGGGTCGTTCCTTCGCCGAGGCTGGCCGAGGTCTGGCGGTGGTGGCCTTCTGCATGGCCGCCCAGGACCTCGAGCTCGACGCCGAACCCGAGGAGGGCGAGGCCGCCGAGATCGCCGCGGCGGTCGATCGCGCCGAGGAGGCCGAGCGCGAGGCGGAACAGGCCCGCGAACGCGCCGACGCGGCCGAGGAGGAACTCGCATCCCACGGCGGCGACGAGCCGGGCGACGACCAGCTCCGACGAAAGGCGAAGAAGGCGCGCTCCGAGGCCGAGCGGGCAACCGAACACGCACGCCACGCTCGGGCGCAGGCCGACGAGATGGCGCCGGAACATCGAGCCGCGGACGAGGACGAGGACCGGAGCGAGCGGAGCGACTCCACGCACCCTTGATCCCGCCACGACCCCGACCCCGATCAGAACCGTGCCTTCACCGCTCCCCACGTGACCGATGTGCCCGGCACGGATTGATCGATCTGCATCAGCACGATCACGCGCGTGACGACGCCGTCGGCGTCGGTGACCTGGACGACGAAGTTCGGCACTCCCTGGAGGAACTGCCTCACGTCGGAACAGGTCTCCGTGCCGTCGTACGACGTCTCCGGGATCGACCAGCCCGGATCGTCCTCGTCGGCGAAGTCCACGACGTGCCAGCCGTAGCGCATGGTCGCGAGCGGAGCGGCGGTCTCGGCGGCGGTCCAGCAGTATTCGACCGGAGTGCCCGCGAGAACGACGATCCGCAGGAGGACGTCCGAGCCCACGCTCGTGGTCTCGGGAATGCCGGTGCCGCTCACGGTCAGGGCCGGACCGACATCGGCGACCGCGGGAGCGGCGCAGAACAGGATGAGAGCGGCGGCAAGAGCGAACGAGCAGAGGGCGTGGCGCATGGCGGACTCCCTGAGCAAGGGGGAACCGGGAGTGCGCAGGAAAGGTCCGGAATCGCGTCGGGCGAGGCAAGGGACGGCGATCACGACGCACCGACCTTCCCGCGCCGCTCAGCCTCGCCGTGCCTCCGTCAGGTCACCACCCCGCACCGTCGCGCCCACCACCAGCGCCGCCGCGATCAGCACCAGGTTCTTCACGATGTACTGCCCTTCGAGCGTGAGCCCGTAGGGAAACACCGTGAACACCTGTTCCGGCAGGAGGACGATCGGCGACAGCGTGCCCGGCATCTGGAGCATGAGCAGCAGGATCGCCACGCGCAGACCGCGCCCCGTGAGGAAGAGGATCCCGATCGCCACTTCCCAGACACCGAGGAAGGGGACGAACACGTTGGCCGGGATGATGGGGACGGTGGCCCGGACCAGGTCCTCGGCCGGGCTCAGGCCCGGCACCAGCTTGAGCCCGCCGAACCAGACGTACACGATGCCGACGGCGATCCGGAGGAACCGGACGCCGGCGACGGCCATCCAATGCGTGATGGCCCGGTCCAGCCGGCCGAACCAGCCTCCTCCACGTCTCAACGTCTCACTCCCGATCGGGTCGTCGTTCCGGTCTCGGGGAGATGATAATCCACCACGGCCCGCGCGCTCGCCGGAACCAGCGTGAACGACGGCCACGGCCCGAACTGCGCGTGGAGGGGGGCAACCGTGTGCGGTGTTGCGGGATCGGGTCGAGCGACATGTCGGGGAAGTGCCGATTCACGTTCGTCAGCCCGGACAGGCTGACATCGGCCCGGTGTCAGTCCCAGTCGGCTGACACCGGGCCGATGTCAGCCAACCGTGACTGACATGCGCAAAACCGCCCCAACCAGGATATGTATCCCCCCGGCATGCAAGGCCGCCGATTCGCTGCGATCGTCCTGCCCCCTCCCGGCGCGGGTCCCGATGCCGGCGAGCCTCCTCTGGACTCTGGAATCCAGAATCGACGAGTCGCGAGAGCGCGTCCACGCGACGATGATCGCCTTTGCCCTGGTCGCCCGCGCTGGACATGGCCCGTGCCGGATGGGCCGGGCGCAAGCTCCAGGATCGCGCCACCGCGACCGAGTCGCTCGCCGACCGAGCACGGGCACGAAGCCTTGGGACACCTGCTGGCGCAGAACCTCGAGCACCAGTCGCACCGCCCCCGCCGCGGTCGATGACGTGTGCGGTCGACCTTGCTAGAATGCGTCCTCGCAACTCTTGACTCGAACCTCCGCGGCTCCGGGTCGTCGTCGTCGCCTGCCGTGCCCAGGAGGCCGGCGCCTTCGTCGACGAGCGGTGCCGAGGGGTGGATTCAGCACCATCACCGCAGCCAGGAGTAACGAGGGGTCTCTGCCGTGACTCATGCGCCTGCGCCGAAAAGTCCTCGATCGCCAATCGCATTGCGCTGGATATTCCCGGGTCTGCTGGCCCTGTTCGCGGCCTCGGCCATGGCCGCAGGCCCGGAGCCTGCCGACGGTGAACTGACCCTGTCGCTGGATCGGGCGCTGGAGATCGCGCGCCAGGAAAACCCTCGCATCGCCATCGGCCGGGCACGCCGGGCCGGCGCCGAGGGCGCGCGGGTCCGCTCACGCCAGGTATTCTCACCGAGGCTGACCCTGGACGCCTATCACCTCCGCCTCGACACATCGGTGCTCGACAACATTCCGACCTTCGAGCCGGACTTCCCGCCGGTCTTCGTCGGGCTCGATTTCGGGCCGCTGGAGGGCAACGTGGCCAGCGTCGAGCTGGTGCAGCCGCTGATCAACGTCGGCGCCTGGAGTGCGCGGCGACAGGCCGGCCGGGCACTCGAAGCCGCCGACCTCGAATTGCAGCGGGCACGACGTGAAGTGGATGTCGCCGTTCTCGAGGCGTATTTCGGCGCCTGCACCGCACAGCGCCAGGTGGAAGCGGAACAGAAGGGACTGGCCACCGCCCGACGGGTGTTGCGCCGAGCCGAGGCCGGGTTCGAGCAGGAACTCATCGCACCGGTCGACGTGCTCAGCGCGCGTACGCGGGTTTCCGCAATGCAGGCAAGGGTCGCGGCTGCCGAGGCCCGCGTGGTCGCCGCGCATGCCATCCTGCGTCAGGTGCTGGGTATCGACGAAGATCCGGAATTGATCCTGACCGACCGTGTTCCGCAGCCGAGCCCACCGGTGGACGAAGCACCGCAGCGCCGCGAGATGCTTTCCGGCAGACGTGATCTGCAAGCGTTGCAGAAGGGCCTGGAAGCGGCCGAACACGGAGTCGAGCGTGCGCGTGCGACATGGCTTCCCGATCTCAACCTCTACGCACGCTTCGACCACGTCGATGTCAACGATCCTTTGTCCTTCGACGAAACCGGCTGGCTCGTCGCAGTCAACCTGCACTGGACACCGTTCCTCGGGTTCGACCAGGTCGGCGCGCTCGGCGAGGCCCGGGCCACGGAAGCCGAAACGCGGGCCCGATTGCGTGCCCTGCGCCAGCGCGCCTGGGCCGAAGCGCAGACCGAACACGCCAACTGGCAGGCCGAAGTCCAGCGCTGGCGAGCGGCTTCGAAAGGTGTGCTGGAAGCCGAGGAGGCACTGGAGTTGACCGAGGCGCGCTACGCCGAGGGGCTGGACGACATCACCGCGCTCTTGCGCGCCCAGGCCGAGGAACTGGCGGCACGCACGCGTGAGATCAGCGCACGGTTCGAGGCGGTGGTCGCCGCCGAGCGATACCGGCTTGCCGTGTCCCACGACGTCGGGAAGGTGCAACCATGATCGTCCTGCCGATCAACCGTGTTCGCCCGATCCCCGGTCGAAGTGTCCTCTTGATCGTGCTGGGCGCAGCCATGGTGATCGTGCTGTCGGCCTGCGAAGGGAATCCGGGCTCGGGCGGTGAAACTGCGGATGGCCTCGCCGACAGCGAGCCCCTGGAAGTCCGTACCTTCGTGGTCGAACAGCGCGCGGAAACGTCTTCGTTCGTCGCCGCCGGTGCGGTGGCGCCGGTTCGACGAGCCCGCATGGGAACCCGCCAGGCCGGCAATGTCGAGCAGATCATGGTCGAAGCCGGCGACACGGTCGAAGCCGGCCAGGCCTTGCTGCGAGTCGATGCCCGCGACCTGGAAGCCGCGCTGCGGGCGGCGCGTCTGCAGCACCAGGCTGCTCGAACGGCCTGGGAGACGGCTCGCCGCAATCGCGAACGGTTCCAACGCCTCTACGACCAGCGCCTGATCGCAAAGGCCGAGCTCGAAGAGGCGACACTGGCCGCCGAAGACGCGCGCGGTCGGCTGGAGCAGGTCGCCGCCGAGATTGCAGCCGTCGAAGTCAACCTCGACTACGCAACACTGCGTGCGCCATTTGCCGGCGTGGTCAGCGAGGTGCTCACCGACGTCGGCACTTTCGTCGCACCGGGCCCGCCGCTGATCGTGTTCGAGGACCGCAAGCGGTTGGAAATCAACGTCGGAATCGCCCAGGCGAGGACTGCCGACCTGGCCGTGGGCGACACGCTTCAGGTCGGCGTCGAAGGCCTGGGAGACGGGATCGAGGGCCATGTCCAGGCCATCGTTCCGGCGCTCGAATCTCCCGGGGTCGGACAGGTGCTGCGGCTCGTCGTCGAAGACCCACCACCGTCGCTGGAGCCGGGCATGATCGCCGAAGTGCAATTGCCGGCGGCGCGATCGGCGCAGTCGTTCGTCGTCGTTCCGGCCTCCGCGATTCTGCAACGAGGACAGCTCGATGGCGTCTTCCTGGTCGGCGAAGACGCGCAAGGCAATGCGCGGGCAACGTTGCGTTGGGTTGCAGTGGCCCCGACGCCGACGCACGGCGATGACGGTGAAGTCCGGGTCCTGCGCGGTCTCGTGAGCGGAGACCGGGTCGTCGTCGGCGAGGCCGTGGATGCGCTGGTCGATGGCCAGCCGGTCGTGCTGGCCGAACCATGAGCGGGCTTGGCTTTGCCGGTCGAATTGCAGACCGTCTGATCGATTCGAAGCTGGTCCCGCTGATCGTTGTCGGGACCCTGATCGCGGGTGCCTGGGGGCTGACGGTAACTCCGCGCGAAGACCGTCCGGAGATCGAGGTGCCGACCGCGCGTGTCGTCGTTCCCTTCGCCGGCGCCGGTGTCGAGCGCGTCGACGAACTGGTTGCGCGCCCGGTCAGTGCCTGGGCGCGACAGCTCGAGCAGGTCGTCGAGGTCAGTGCGGTCTCTTCCAGCGACGCCGCGTTGATCGAGGTCGAGTTCGTCACGGGCCTGAACGATTCGCGTGCCTACGGCCTGCTCTCGGAAGTCGTCGCCAGCAACGCGCACCGGCTGCCACGATCGGCCGGACCTGTCGAAATCCGGACCTTGGGTGACGAGATCCTGACCGGTCTGATGATCACGCTGTCGAGTGCCGAGCTGGGCGGCGAGGTCCTGCATCGCATTGGCGATGAACTGGCGGTCGAACTCGAGCAGATCCGGGGCGTCCGCAGCGTCGACGTGATCGGCGGCAAGCCGCGACAGATCCGGGTGTTGCCGGATCCGGCCCGCCTGGCGGCCTACGAAATCGGCCTGGTCGAACTCACCGAAGCCATCGAGGCGGCCAGTCTGCGTTTGCCCACCGAACCAGTGCGCGGCCAGTCCACGAAGAACCTCCGGGCGGGATCGCTGCCTGCCGATGTGGCCGACGTCG is a genomic window containing:
- a CDS encoding efflux RND transporter periplasmic adaptor subunit gives rise to the protein MIVLPINRVRPIPGRSVLLIVLGAAMVIVLSACEGNPGSGGETADGLADSEPLEVRTFVVEQRAETSSFVAAGAVAPVRRARMGTRQAGNVEQIMVEAGDTVEAGQALLRVDARDLEAALRAARLQHQAARTAWETARRNRERFQRLYDQRLIAKAELEEATLAAEDARGRLEQVAAEIAAVEVNLDYATLRAPFAGVVSEVLTDVGTFVAPGPPLIVFEDRKRLEINVGIAQARTADLAVGDTLQVGVEGLGDGIEGHVQAIVPALESPGVGQVLRLVVEDPPPSLEPGMIAEVQLPAARSAQSFVVVPASAILQRGQLDGVFLVGEDAQGNARATLRWVAVAPTPTHGDDGEVRVLRGLVSGDRVVVGEAVDALVDGQPVVLAEP
- a CDS encoding DoxX family membrane protein — protein: MAVAGVRFLRIAVGIVYVWFGGLKLVPGLSPAEDLVRATVPIIPANVFVPFLGVWEVAIGILFLTGRGLRVAILLLMLQMPGTLSPIVLLPEQVFTVFPYGLTLEGQYIVKNLVLIAAALVVGATVRGGDLTEARRG
- a CDS encoding amino acid permease — translated: MPRDQKSGLGTFAGVFTPSILTILGIILFLRVGYVVGNAGLGNTLLIIAIANVITILTSFSLATIATNLRVKSGGDYYLISRTLGVEFGGALGIVLFAAQAISIAFYTIGFSEAVTTVVGLESAWAAQLVAAGAVLALFVLAWVGADAATTFQYGVMTVLGLALVTFFVGGLGDFDPRLARDNWVVSSDQPFWLLFAIFFPAVTGFTQGVSMSGDLADSSRSLPRGTFAAVGLSIVVYLATAVVFAGAMPASELASDTGAMRRVSILPWLVDAGVIAATLSSALASFLGAPRILQSLARDRVFPVLNPFAAGHGPSENPRRGVLLALVIALVTVALGNLNVIAPLVSMFFLVSYGLLNFATYYEASAGSPSFRPTFRFSHPRIGLAGAIACGAVMLAIDPVAAAVAGAILFGILQYVRRSTTVTRWADSSRSARLRSIRENLHGLSAQPEHPRDWRPVILAFSEQSERRVALLRFAGWIDGRSGFTTAVQILDDETGPATRGRIHEVEEQLRSDIATADVPAFARCVDTDPSASALPTLLRAHGLGTIRANTVLVNRLDDGADDPDRARAFARRLRTALRSECHLVVLDATREEIDALDEAPIDQRRIDVWTERDATGRLCLLLAYLTTRTPDWKDATIRLIATRHGSRRARERLEEQLRTMLEEVRIDAEVVIVDDEPIDAVSGNASLVFLPMRLHGDRAVGPTGRSFAEAGRGLAVVAFCMAAQDLELDAEPEEGEAAEIAAAVDRAEEAEREAEQARERADAAEEELASHGGDEPGDDQLRRKAKKARSEAERATEHARHARAQADEMAPEHRAADEDEDRSERSDSTHP
- a CDS encoding TolC family protein, whose product is MRWIFPGLLALFAASAMAAGPEPADGELTLSLDRALEIARQENPRIAIGRARRAGAEGARVRSRQVFSPRLTLDAYHLRLDTSVLDNIPTFEPDFPPVFVGLDFGPLEGNVASVELVQPLINVGAWSARRQAGRALEAADLELQRARREVDVAVLEAYFGACTAQRQVEAEQKGLATARRVLRRAEAGFEQELIAPVDVLSARTRVSAMQARVAAAEARVVAAHAILRQVLGIDEDPELILTDRVPQPSPPVDEAPQRREMLSGRRDLQALQKGLEAAEHGVERARATWLPDLNLYARFDHVDVNDPLSFDETGWLVAVNLHWTPFLGFDQVGALGEARATEAETRARLRALRQRAWAEAQTEHANWQAEVQRWRAASKGVLEAEEALELTEARYAEGLDDITALLRAQAEELAARTREISARFEAVVAAERYRLAVSHDVGKVQP